The following coding sequences are from one Triticum aestivum cultivar Chinese Spring chromosome 5A, IWGSC CS RefSeq v2.1, whole genome shotgun sequence window:
- the LOC123101353 gene encoding glutamate receptor 2.9 yields MGAVTLLRVATATAVLLALVLLVGASSVTAQGGGVAPPRRRRQVVDVGVILDRSTWVGNISWTCIELALEDFYADARYAGYRTRLKLHLRDTGPGAVDAASSGIDLLKNVRVQAIVGPQTSAQAKFLAELGEKSSVPIISFSANCPTPSGQTPYFIRTAWNDSSQAEAIAALVQKHSWREVIPVFEDDDSNTRFIPDLVDALRQVDTHVSYRCKIHPSATEDDIKSAISSLKGNWTSVFVVRMSHTLARNFFKLAKDEGMMDRGFVWITAYGLTDIFDVVGSPALDVMRGVLGVKPYVQDTVELHKLSQRWRKKYQLENPGISVSIPAVYGIYAYDTIWALALAAEKAGYVNSDFGPSVTNNGSTDFDRIDTSKAAEKLRGSLLDIKFMGMSGNFNIADMQLVSVNYTIINIIGQERIVVGYWTPGSGISGSLNVKADLGTIVWPGDNENVPRGWLLPMNKTLQIGIPVKPGFDEFVKFENGKPKGFCIDVFEAVINALSYDVPRHYKPFADEKGNSKGTYDDLVYSVYRKEYDVVVGDITILANRSLYVDFTLPYTESGVRMLVPVWDQRQKTAWTFLDPLTADLWLGTGAFFVFTGFVVWCIEHRTNKDFRGPPGSQIGSVFYFSFSTLVFAHRERILNNLSRIAVVVWLFVVLILQQSYTASLSSILTVEQLQPTVTDLEEVIRNGSYVGYLNDSFLPVLLKRLKIDESKMIAFDSPEQYNEALTSGRVAVIIDEIPYLKVFLKQYCHNYTMVGPTYKLDGFGYAFPRGSPLTPDISRGILKFASDDRMVNMQKELYGATSCLDKDDSQTSSSLTLHSFQGLFIITGTSSVLALIMHAVITIYNNRHEFSSDGSQSSWPRWPAVLSKLFHEGDNPSNTPVKDEPAIENVGGAMESPLNITNHIIEHLTDMDTGSPPEGEGTPGRELSVQDTEPLSFAYMHSERGHNGAASLSRNGSSIRRRQISME; encoded by the exons ATGGGAGCTGTGACGCTTCTCCGGGTGGCCACGGCCACGGCAGTCCTCCTCGCTCTCGTGCTCCTCGTCGGAGCTTCCAGTGTCACAGCGCAGGGGGGTGGTGTGGctcctcctcggcggcggcggcaggtggtgGACGTGGGTGTGATCTTGGACAGGTCGACATGGGTGGGGAACATCAGCTGGACATGCATCGAGCTGGCTCTCGAGGACTTCTACGCCGACGCTAGATACGCCGGCTACCGCACCAGGCTGAAGCTCCACCTCCGGGACACCGGCCCCGGCGCCGTCGACGCCGCGTCCTCAG GTATTGATCTACTGAAAAATGTCCGCGTGCAAGCCATCGTTGGGCCGCAGACGTCAGCTCAGGCTAAATTTCTTGCGGAGCTTGGGGAAAAATCATCGGTTCCAATCATTTCATTCTCTGCAAATTGCCCGACGCCATCTGGACAAACTCCATACTTCATCCGGACGGCATGGAACGACTCCTCTCAAGCGGAGGCTATTGCCGCACTTGTTCAGAAACACAGTTGGAGGGAAGTCATCCCTGTATTTGAGGATGACGATTCCAATACCAGGTTCATTCCTGATCTTGTTGACGCTCTCAGACAAGTCGACACTCATGTTTCATACAGGTGCAAGATCCATCCTTCAGCCACAGAGGATGATATAAAGAGTGCTATCTCCAGCTTAAAAGGCAATTGGACAAGTGTATTTGTTGTGCGTATGTCTCATACTTTAGCCCGTAACTTTTTCAAGCTTGCTAAAGATGAGGGGATGATGGACCGGGGCTTTGTCTGGATTACTGCATATGGCTTGACAGATATCTTTGATGTGGTTGGTTCGCCAGCACTTGATGTGATGCGAGGAGTTCTTGGGGTGAAACCTTATGTTCAAGATACAGTGGAACTTCATAAACTTAGTCAGAGATGGCGCAAGAAATACCAGTTGGAAAATCCTGGAATTTCAGTAAGTATTCCCGCAGTGTATGGTATCTATGCTTATGATACCATATGGGCATTAGCATTAGCAGCAGAGAAGGCTGGATATGTGAATTCAGACTTTGGGCCATCTGTAACAAACAATGGGTCCACTGACTTTGACAGAATAGATACTTCAAAGGCTGCTGAAAAATTGCGAGGCTCACTCTTGGACATCAAGTTCATGGGTATGAGCGGGAACTTCAATATTGCAGACATGCAGTTAGTATCAGTCAATTACACGATAATCAACATTATTGGTCAGGAGAGAATAGTAGTCGGTTATTGGACTCCAGGATCTGGCATCTCTGGCAGTCTAAATGTGAAGGCCGATCTTGGCACCATTGTATGGCCAGGAGATAATGAAAATGTGCCTAGAGGTTGGCTATTGCCAATGAATAAAACTCTCCAAATAGGCATACCTGTCAAACCTGGGTTTGACGAATTTGTAAAATTTGAAAATGGTAAACCCAAAGGGTTCTGCATAGATGTGTTTGAGGCAGTAATTAATGCATTATCCTACGATGTACCCCGTCACTATAAGCCGTTTGCAGACGAGAAAGGAAATAGTAAAGGAACTTATGACGATCTTGTCTACAGTGTTTATCGTAAG GAATATGATGTGGTGGTAGGTGATATAACAATCTTGGCCAACCGTTCTCTATATGTGGATTTTACTCTTCCTTACACAGAGTCAGGGGTGCGCATGCTGGTTCCAGTCTGGGACCAGAGGCAGAAGACTGCATGGACATTCCTAGATCCTTTGACAGCTGACCTATGGTTAGGAACTGGGGCCTTCTTTGTCTTCACAGGTTTTGTAGTCTGGTGTATTGAGCATAGAACAAATAAAGATTTCAGAGGGCCCCCAGGCAGTCAAATTGGATCGGTCTTCTACTTCTCCTTCTCAACACTCGTGTTTGCTCATAGGGAGAGGATACTGAACAACTTATCAAGAATTGCAGTAGTTGTTTGGCTTTTCGTGGTGCTGATATTGCAGCAGAGTTATACTGCAAGTTTAAGCTCAATTCTCACAGTGGAACAACTTCAGCCAACAGTCACCGATTTAGAAGAAGTTATCAGGAACGGGAGCTATGTCGGCTACCTCAATGATTCTTTCTTGCCTGTTcttttgaaaaggttgaaaattgatgaatcAAAGATGATTGCCTTCGACTCTCCTGAGCAATACAATGAAGCCTTAACATCTGGAAGAGTTGCAGTCATTATTGATGAGATACCATACCTTAAGGTGTTCCTTAAACAGTATTGCCACAACTACACTATGGTTGGACCAACCTACAAGCTCGATGGATTTGGTTAT GCATTCCCTCGAGGCTCTCCACTCACACCTGATATTTCGAGGGGAATACTGAAATTCGCATCAGATGACAGAATGGTTAATATGCAGAAAGAATTGTATGGCGCTACGTCATGCCTTGACAAAGATGACTCCCAAACTTCAAGCAGCCTTACATTGCACAGTTTTCAGGGGTTGTTCATCATCACTGGAACATCTTCAGTGCTGGCATTAATCATGCACGCTGTCATAACCATTTATAACAACCGACATGAATTCAGCAGTGACGGCAGTCAGAGTTCATGGCCCAGATGGCCTGCCGTTCTCTCTAAGCTCTTCCATGAGGGCGATAATCCATCTAATACTCCAGTTAAAGACGAGCCCGCAATAGAAAATGTTGGTGGTGCAATGGAGAGCCCACTAAACATAACTAATCACATTATTGAGCACCTCACAGACATGGATACAGGAAGCCCACCAGAAGGAGAAGGAACACCAGGCAGGGAACTTTCAGTTCAGGACACGGAaccactgtcatttgcatacaTGCATTCTGAGAGGGGGCATAATGGAGCAGCTTCTTTGTCTCGTAATGGGAGCTCTATCCGGAGGAGACAGATAAGCATGGAATGA